A single region of the Ochotona princeps isolate mOchPri1 chromosome 10, mOchPri1.hap1, whole genome shotgun sequence genome encodes:
- the SPATA45 gene encoding spermatogenesis-associated protein 45: MASINRASEIIEKLRANRQLRLEEINQKRDSNCLVERSNQVSLLRVQKRHFSHAYQSLRDAKVKDPAPDSSRDSWISPSPSQLVHKQKKHFPPKHNAIFG, translated from the coding sequence ATGGCATCTATAAACAGAGCCAGTGAAATAATTGAAAAACTTAGAGCAAACAGACAGCTTCGtttggaggaaataaaccaaaagcGTGATTCCAACTGCCTGGTGGAAAGAAGCAATCAGGTCAGCTTACTGAGAGTTCAGAAGAGGCACTTCAGTCATGCCTACCAGTCCTTGCGAGATGCCAAGGTTAAGGACCCTGCTCCCGACAGTAGCAGGGACTCCTGGATCAGCCCCAGCCCGAGTCAGCTGGTTCACAAGCAGAAAAAACACTTCCCCCCCAAAC